A single Candidatus Bathyanammoxibius amoris DNA region contains:
- the rsgA gene encoding ribosome small subunit-dependent GTPase A, whose translation MKQGTVFKVAGPSCQVEADGHTYTCSIRKKLKTASDKRTSPVVVGDQVRFSETSPDEGVIEEIGERQTRLSRVAPWAPGKEHVVVANMDQVLIVMAAKDPPVKAGLIDRYIIASENGGLNSVICINKIDLVDEEEVSWVKDLYGGLGYPVLFTSAVEDMGIEELAGTLKDKKTVLAGQSGVGKSSLINRIQPGLGLRIQDIRVAARKGKHTTSWVTLLKMDIGGYVVDTPGIRELGLWDIREPDVAEFFRDIWEIGKGCHFSRCTHSHEPRCAVKAAVEQGTLDERRYGSYLRILASTKEKQTR comes from the coding sequence GTGAAGCAAGGCACTGTATTCAAAGTAGCGGGACCTAGTTGTCAGGTTGAGGCTGACGGCCACACCTACACCTGCAGTATACGAAAAAAACTTAAAACCGCCTCAGACAAGCGGACAAGCCCGGTAGTGGTGGGGGACCAGGTAAGGTTCAGCGAGACGTCTCCCGACGAAGGAGTAATCGAAGAGATAGGGGAGAGACAAACCAGGCTGTCCCGCGTGGCCCCATGGGCACCCGGTAAAGAACACGTGGTAGTGGCCAACATGGACCAGGTGCTCATAGTAATGGCCGCAAAAGACCCGCCCGTTAAGGCAGGACTCATTGACCGCTACATAATCGCCTCAGAGAACGGCGGCCTAAACTCGGTAATCTGTATAAACAAGATAGACCTGGTAGACGAAGAGGAGGTTTCATGGGTCAAGGATTTATACGGCGGCCTGGGGTACCCGGTGTTGTTTACCAGCGCGGTCGAGGACATGGGTATAGAGGAACTCGCGGGCACTCTTAAGGACAAGAAGACCGTCCTGGCCGGACAGTCGGGTGTAGGTAAATCATCTCTTATTAACCGGATTCAGCCCGGTCTCGGCCTCAGGATCCAGGATATAAGGGTGGCCGCAAGAAAGGGGAAACATACCACAAGCTGGGTAACACTCTTAAAGATGGACATAGGCGGATACGTTGTGGACACGCCGGGGATAAGGGAACTCGGGCTCTGGGACATCAGAGAACCTGACGTTGCCGAGTTTTTCCGGGATATCTGGGAGATTGGAAAGGGCTGTCATTTTTCGAGGTGCACCCACAGCCATGAACCTCGTTGCGCGGTAAAGGCGGCCGTAGAGCAGGGCACCCTTGACGAAAGACGTTATGGCAGCTACCTGAGAATCCTCGCCTCCACAAAGGAAAAACAGACCCGCTAG
- a CDS encoding ribonuclease Z, with protein sequence MPTKSTVSSKRVQPRVTVIGSGTGVPSLSRGYPSILVRAEGEIMLLDTGPCTLARLLHRGVTYVDIDRVFYTHLHPDHSAGMTSMLFAMRNAEPKRTKPLRVFGPPGLKGFYEGLNQLYGNALTPKSYELNLTELSEEETAFDGWKVRTSPMAHMVPTIGYRLEFSTGEVLAYSGDTDYCENIVNLAKGADVLVLECSFPEDLRVEGHLVPSLCARVARESGCRRLVLNHFYPQWEGRDILEECGRFYDGEIILAEDFVELPL encoded by the coding sequence ATGCCAACCAAATCCACGGTCTCCTCCAAACGCGTCCAACCCAGGGTAACGGTGATAGGCTCCGGTACCGGGGTTCCCTCGTTATCGCGCGGTTATCCGTCAATCCTTGTCAGGGCGGAGGGCGAGATTATGTTACTCGATACGGGCCCCTGTACCCTGGCAAGACTGCTTCACCGGGGGGTCACTTACGTTGACATAGACAGGGTCTTTTACACCCATCTGCATCCTGACCACTCCGCGGGTATGACGTCAATGCTCTTTGCCATGAGAAACGCCGAGCCAAAACGGACAAAACCGCTGCGTGTGTTCGGCCCACCCGGCTTAAAGGGGTTTTACGAGGGTCTGAACCAGTTATACGGGAACGCCCTGACACCAAAGTCGTACGAATTAAACCTCACCGAGCTGTCTGAAGAGGAGACAGCGTTTGACGGCTGGAAGGTAAGGACGAGCCCGATGGCACACATGGTCCCGACGATCGGTTACCGTCTGGAATTCTCGACAGGCGAAGTACTCGCTTATTCAGGAGATACGGATTACTGTGAGAACATCGTAAACCTGGCAAAAGGGGCGGACGTCCTTGTGCTGGAATGCTCCTTTCCGGAAGACCTGAGGGTCGAGGGCCACCTTGTGCCCTCCCTTTGCGCCAGGGTCGCACGTGAGTCCGGTTGCAGGAGGCTGGTGCTCAACCACTTTTATCCGCAGTGGGAGGGGCGTGACATATTAGAGGAGTGCGGGAGATTTTACGACGGCGAGATAATCCTGGCAGAGGATTTTGTAGAACTGCCACTGTAG
- a CDS encoding cysteine hydrolase has product MTGKNVKALLIIDMLNDFVVKGAPLEVPGAKGIIGNIRRQINKARRNDIPIIYCCDSHLKDDREFEVWPPHAVRGSRGAEVVDELKPRPEDIVVYTKTYSSFYRTTLDKTLKRLGVRHVILTGVATNICILYTAVDAYMRGYEVSVPEDCVAAFRAEDHRFALRQINKLLKPYRSFP; this is encoded by the coding sequence TTGACGGGCAAAAACGTAAAGGCGTTACTAATAATAGATATGCTGAACGACTTCGTCGTAAAGGGGGCGCCCCTGGAGGTGCCCGGGGCCAAAGGCATAATCGGCAACATCAGAAGACAAATAAACAAGGCCCGGCGCAACGACATCCCAATCATATATTGCTGCGACAGCCATTTGAAGGATGACCGGGAATTCGAGGTATGGCCACCCCACGCCGTAAGGGGCAGCCGTGGCGCAGAGGTAGTAGACGAACTCAAACCCCGTCCGGAAGACATTGTAGTATACACAAAAACGTACTCCAGCTTCTACCGCACCACATTGGACAAGACGCTCAAGAGACTGGGGGTGCGACACGTTATTTTAACGGGTGTAGCGACCAACATCTGTATCCTCTATACCGCTGTCGATGCCTACATGAGGGGTTACGAGGTTAGCGTGCCGGAGGACTGTGTGGCTGCGTTCAGGGCAGAGGATCACCGGTTTGCCCTGAGACAGATTAACAAGTTACTCAAACCCTACAGGTCTTTCCCGTAA
- a CDS encoding cytochrome c: MKSAFLVGVSLLVFCLAFCPLAVADEDLVGGNPEKSVYYIFGSGSVQGSFAPQETCCYCHGNGGVGTTFGKQAGVPDFTDAEWQGSRTDEQLMETMLGGKDKMPSYRGKQTENMMKKLLQVVRNFAKK; the protein is encoded by the coding sequence ATGAAAAGCGCATTTCTAGTCGGTGTCTCCCTTTTGGTCTTCTGCCTTGCCTTTTGTCCCCTGGCTGTCGCAGATGAAGACCTCGTAGGAGGCAACCCTGAAAAGAGCGTATATTACATCTTTGGCAGCGGTTCGGTTCAGGGCTCGTTTGCTCCGCAGGAAACATGCTGCTACTGCCATGGAAACGGTGGCGTGGGCACGACCTTTGGGAAACAGGCCGGTGTACCTGACTTTACGGACGCAGAGTGGCAGGGATCCAGGACGGACGAACAGCTCATGGAGACCATGCTGGGCGGAAAAGACAAGATGCCCAGCTACAGGGGTAAACAGACAGAGAATATGATGAAGAAGTTGCTACAGGTCGTTAGAAATTTTGCCAAGAAGTAA
- a CDS encoding cytochrome c has translation MDLGMSIKNRGFYTIILLAMFTFFTSTTFLTGLALGDEEKKPKYPKNKELKELMEGIDKHYKAAQEMMGYYVLSARDWEILLKTGEVISKRAEKVIKKFVPPEDKEYLKLSKEMKKRADEIYKAANERYVGAYEDIQYSFGRLRNSCKNCHNHLGIQIYTNLYPGQSPPK, from the coding sequence ATGGACCTGGGAATGAGTATAAAGAACAGGGGTTTTTATACAATCATTCTTTTAGCCATGTTCACGTTTTTTACGTCCACAACGTTCTTGACCGGCCTGGCCCTGGGCGACGAGGAGAAAAAGCCGAAATACCCCAAGAACAAGGAATTGAAAGAATTGATGGAAGGAATCGACAAGCATTACAAGGCCGCCCAGGAGATGATGGGTTATTACGTCCTTTCAGCCAGGGACTGGGAAATATTGCTTAAGACAGGGGAGGTCATTTCCAAGCGCGCAGAGAAGGTTATTAAGAAATTTGTGCCCCCCGAGGACAAAGAGTACTTAAAACTCTCGAAAGAGATGAAAAAGCGGGCCGACGAGATTTATAAGGCGGCCAATGAGAGATACGTGGGCGCCTACGAAGACATTCAGTACTCCTTCGGCAGGCTTCGCAACAGCTGTAAGAATTGTCATAACCACTTGGGAATACAGATATATACGAATCTTTATCCCGGCCAGTCTCCCCCCAAGTAG
- a CDS encoding proline--tRNA ligase, translating to MKWSKTLIPTLKEDPSEAEIASHKLMIRSGAIRKLLSGVYSYLPLGTRVLNKVVKIIREEMDRTGAVEVYLPALQPLELLEESGRIDVFGQDLISFADRHGRKIALGPTHEEVITYLIRNEISSYRQLPLTLYQIQMKFRDEVRPRFGVLRSKEFLMKDAYSFEVDEEGLEVSYRKMYDAYCRIFDRCGLNYIAVEADSGAMGGDVSHEFMVPSEVGEDLLARCEGCGYSVNNERAEPAPLHPEQSRPEEMSSVSTPNVTTIEQVSKFLQVQPDKLVKTLIYKVGDEQVAVLVRGDHEVNEARLVKVLGQDGIALADEETIVNITGAPMGFAGPVGLDIQIIADQAVSVLKNCVTGANKADTHLVNVNPGRDFKINRVDNLRYVIDGDRCTKCGEKLVISHGIEVGHVFKLGTKYSKAFDAKFLDSSGVQRPILMGCYGIGVNRIIAALIENSHDKDGIIWPLEIAPYQVLVLPLNVNDEACMNAALRLHDELEAAGVEVLLDDREQRLGAKFKDADLIGIPYKLVLGKKFQEGGEVEIQSRKGGEASFVPLEAAVTEMKKRLDRLT from the coding sequence ATGAAGTGGTCTAAAACCCTTATACCTACGTTAAAAGAAGACCCCTCAGAGGCTGAGATTGCCAGCCATAAGCTCATGATAAGGTCGGGGGCTATAAGGAAACTCCTTTCAGGCGTCTATTCATACCTGCCCCTGGGGACAAGGGTACTGAATAAGGTGGTAAAGATTATTAGAGAGGAGATGGACAGGACCGGTGCAGTAGAGGTTTACCTCCCCGCCCTCCAGCCGCTGGAACTGCTGGAAGAAAGCGGCCGGATTGACGTCTTTGGGCAGGACCTCATAAGCTTCGCGGACCGCCACGGGAGGAAGATAGCCCTTGGCCCAACCCACGAGGAGGTAATCACATATTTAATCCGTAACGAAATAAGCTCATACAGGCAACTGCCATTAACACTCTACCAGATACAGATGAAATTCAGGGACGAGGTCCGGCCCCGCTTTGGCGTCCTGAGAAGCAAGGAGTTCCTCATGAAGGACGCTTACAGCTTTGAGGTAGACGAAGAAGGGCTGGAAGTAAGCTACAGAAAGATGTACGACGCTTACTGCAGGATATTTGACCGGTGCGGGCTGAATTATATAGCCGTAGAGGCCGACTCCGGGGCGATGGGAGGAGACGTATCCCACGAATTTATGGTGCCTTCCGAGGTGGGAGAGGATTTGTTGGCAAGGTGTGAGGGGTGCGGTTACAGCGTCAATAATGAGAGGGCTGAGCCGGCACCCTTACACCCCGAACAGAGCAGGCCGGAGGAGATGAGCAGCGTCTCCACCCCTAACGTGACCACTATAGAGCAGGTGAGTAAATTCCTGCAAGTGCAACCTGATAAATTGGTTAAGACGCTTATATATAAGGTGGGGGACGAACAGGTCGCCGTCCTGGTCAGGGGAGACCACGAAGTAAACGAGGCGCGGCTGGTAAAGGTGCTCGGTCAGGATGGCATCGCTCTGGCCGACGAGGAGACCATCGTCAACATAACGGGAGCGCCCATGGGTTTTGCCGGGCCGGTAGGACTTGACATACAGATCATTGCGGACCAGGCCGTCTCGGTCCTCAAGAACTGTGTCACCGGGGCGAATAAGGCGGACACTCACCTTGTGAACGTAAATCCAGGACGCGATTTCAAGATTAATCGTGTGGATAACCTTAGATACGTCATCGATGGCGACAGGTGTACAAAGTGTGGAGAGAAATTAGTAATCTCCCATGGGATAGAGGTCGGCCACGTGTTCAAGCTGGGCACCAAATATAGCAAGGCCTTTGACGCGAAATTCCTTGATTCCAGCGGTGTGCAAAGGCCCATACTGATGGGCTGCTACGGAATAGGAGTAAACCGCATTATCGCCGCACTTATAGAAAACTCCCACGATAAGGACGGCATCATCTGGCCGCTTGAGATAGCCCCGTACCAGGTACTTGTGCTGCCGCTGAACGTAAATGATGAGGCGTGCATGAACGCGGCCCTCAGGCTTCATGATGAACTGGAGGCAGCCGGCGTTGAGGTACTCTTAGACGATAGGGAGCAGCGTCTGGGGGCAAAGTTCAAGGATGCCGACCTCATTGGTATTCCCTACAAACTAGTGCTCGGGAAAAAATTCCAGGAGGGAGGCGAGGTTGAAATACAGTCCAGAAAGGGTGGAGAGGCCTCGTTTGTACCACTGGAGGCGGCAGTAACGGAGATGAAGAAGCGATTGGACCGCTTGACATAA
- a CDS encoding DUF4416 family protein, whose product MGSTRPELAVNLIIGMLSGDEHLFEIGETRLKDEFGPVDQASDIFPFDFTDHYEKEMGKGLSRKFIGFEKLIKPKKIASIKVFTNQIEKDIAAMRLPVSRPVNLDPGYIGGGKLVLASTKDHAHRICLGKGVYAEVCLRYIGGRFVPLPWTYTDYKSREYQEFFSRVRKSYLDKLERQAVKA is encoded by the coding sequence ATGGGCAGCACACGTCCTGAATTGGCGGTAAATCTCATTATCGGAATGCTTTCCGGAGATGAGCACCTGTTCGAGATAGGCGAGACAAGGTTAAAGGATGAATTCGGACCCGTAGACCAGGCGAGCGACATCTTTCCGTTTGATTTCACCGACCACTATGAAAAGGAAATGGGCAAGGGCCTTTCGCGCAAATTCATCGGCTTTGAGAAACTGATAAAGCCAAAAAAAATAGCCTCAATCAAGGTCTTCACTAATCAAATAGAAAAAGACATCGCCGCAATGCGTCTGCCCGTAAGCCGCCCGGTGAACCTGGACCCCGGCTACATAGGCGGCGGCAAGCTGGTGCTGGCATCCACAAAGGACCATGCCCATCGCATCTGTCTCGGAAAAGGTGTCTACGCAGAGGTATGCTTGAGATATATTGGAGGACGTTTCGTACCGCTTCCATGGACGTACACCGATTACAAATCCAGAGAATACCAGGAATTCTTCTCCAGGGTAAGAAAGTCTTATCTGGATAAGCTGGAGAGACAGGCCGTAAAGGCATAA
- the ndk gene encoding nucleoside-diphosphate kinase — translation MMQKVLLLLKPDAVQRRLIGKIITRFEEKGLQLVGIKLVKMTEKLARENYRQHKGRDFYEPLIRYVTSGPVVVIVLKGKEVVEIARKMAGFTFGSKAEPGTIRGDYAVSNRFNLLHVSDSKEAAETEIGIFFGEDELVEYDAADYSWVYDTSQGKII, via the coding sequence ATGATGCAAAAAGTGCTACTACTGCTTAAACCCGACGCCGTCCAGCGTAGACTTATCGGGAAAATTATTACCAGGTTCGAGGAGAAGGGCCTGCAACTAGTCGGCATAAAATTGGTTAAAATGACCGAGAAACTGGCCAGAGAAAACTACAGACAGCACAAGGGAAGAGATTTCTATGAGCCGCTTATCAGGTACGTGACCTCAGGTCCCGTTGTAGTAATCGTTCTCAAGGGCAAGGAGGTGGTGGAAATAGCCAGGAAGATGGCAGGTTTCACGTTTGGCTCAAAGGCAGAACCCGGCACTATACGTGGAGATTACGCCGTCTCAAACCGTTTTAACCTCCTCCATGTATCCGACTCCAAAGAGGCGGCTGAGACCGAAATAGGCATCTTTTTCGGCGAAGACGAACTGGTGGAGTACGATGCCGCAGACTACTCTTGGGTCTACGATACGTCACAGGGCAAGATAATCTAG
- the pssA gene encoding CDP-diacylglycerol--serine O-phosphatidyltransferase, with product MKKVLHSLKMAAPNICSMANLGCGFAAIVAVIHGRYEIAPWFIIIAMVFDAYDGKLARYLNATSKLGSELDSFCDLATFGLAPALLVGAILSKSHPILGWVLGFLFVSAAIYRLARFNVMQAENNDAREFNGLATTGAAGMIAALLTLNLYLTGKSDIGWIIGVLPVITVVLSLLMISNIRFPNSMDFADKQFRSPLYATILSGAVVVFAWIPQVVPSVLFTLYIAAGFLGIIKDKVHIRL from the coding sequence ATGAAAAAGGTACTTCACAGCTTAAAGATGGCCGCACCCAATATTTGTTCAATGGCTAACTTGGGTTGCGGCTTTGCGGCAATTGTCGCCGTTATCCACGGACGGTATGAAATAGCACCGTGGTTTATAATTATAGCCATGGTGTTTGACGCCTATGACGGCAAACTGGCCCGTTATCTTAATGCCACAAGCAAGCTGGGCAGTGAGCTTGATTCCTTCTGTGACCTCGCCACATTTGGCCTGGCACCGGCCCTGCTGGTTGGCGCTATTCTCAGCAAGAGCCATCCCATACTGGGATGGGTCCTGGGCTTTTTATTCGTTTCGGCCGCGATATACCGGTTGGCAAGGTTTAACGTAATGCAGGCCGAGAACAATGATGCCCGGGAATTTAACGGCCTGGCAACCACCGGGGCGGCTGGTATGATTGCGGCGCTACTCACCCTTAACCTATACCTGACCGGCAAATCTGATATCGGCTGGATAATCGGTGTGCTGCCGGTCATCACGGTTGTTTTGTCATTGTTGATGATATCCAACATAAGATTTCCAAATTCCATGGATTTCGCCGACAAGCAGTTCAGGTCACCTTTGTATGCCACCATCCTGTCAGGGGCAGTGGTGGTTTTTGCCTGGATACCTCAGGTGGTGCCTAGCGTGCTGTTCACCCTCTACATTGCCGCGGGATTTCTGGGCATAATAAAAGACAAGGTACACATCAGATTATAG